The following proteins are co-located in the Castor canadensis chromosome 5, mCasCan1.hap1v2, whole genome shotgun sequence genome:
- the B3galt5 gene encoding beta-1,3-galactosyltransferase 5, whose translation MFPYQQKMAFLKMKLIYTCLLVVGALCLYFSMAPFEEVPFIFKKKHGEFLQLPDIDCRQNPPFLVLLVTSSHKQVAARMAIRKTWGRETMVRGKHVRAFFLLGATASMEEMTAVTQESQQHGDIIQKDFKDVYFNLTLKTMMGMEWVHHFCPQASFVMKTDSDMFVNVHYLTELLLKKNRTTRFFTGYLKLNEFPIRNKLNKWFVSKFEYPWDKYPPFCSGTGYVFSSDVASEVYNVSESVPFIKLEDVFVGLCLAKLKIKPEELHSQRTFFPEGLRFSTCRFRKIVACHFVTPKELLTYWQALEGSREEDCLSV comes from the exons ATGTTCCCTTACCAGCAAAAA ATGGCTTTTCTGAAGATGAAGCTGATATACACTTGCCTTCTGGTAGTAGGGGCACTCTGTTTATATTTCAGCATGGCTCCTTTTGAAGAAGTGccatttattttcaagaaaaaacaCGGGGAATTCCTTCAGCTCCCGGATATTGATTGCAGGCAGAATCCCCCCTTCCTTGTCCTTCTGGTGACTTCGTCCCACAAGCAGGTGGCAGCTCGCATGGCCATCCGGAAGACGTGGGGGAGAGAAACGATGGTGAGAGGGAAGCATGTGAGGGCCTTCTTCCTCCTGGGGGCCACGGCTAGCATGGAGGAGATGACGGCGGTGACCCAGGAGAGTCAGCAGCATGGTGACATCATCCAGAAGGACTTCAAGGACGTCTACTTCAACTTGACCCTGAAGACTATGATGGGCATGGAGTGGGTCCACCACTTTTGTCCACAGGCAAGTTTTGTGATGAAAACAGATTCAGACATGTTTGTGAACGTCCACTATCTCACCGAGTTACTGCTGAAGAAAAACAGAACGACGAGATTTTTCACTGGCTACTTAAAGCTCAATGAGTTTCCCATAAGGAACAAGTTGAACAAGTGGTTTGTAAGTAAATTTGAATATCCCTGGGACAAGTACCCGCCATTTTGCTCTGGCACTGGCTATGTCTTTTCCAGTGATGTGGCAAGTGAGGTGTACAACGTGTCTGAAAGTGTTCCCTTCATCAAGCTGGAGGACGTCTTTGTGGGGCTCTGCCTGGCCAAGTTGAAAATCAAACCCGAGGAGCTGCACTCCCAGCGGACATTTTTCCCAGAGGGGTTGCGCTTCTCCACGTGCCGCTTTCGGAAAATTGTGGCCTGTCACTTTGTCACACCCAAAGAGCTGCTCACCTACTGGCAGGCTTTAGAAGGCTCCAGGGAGGAAgattgtctgtctgtctga
- the LOC109702035 gene encoding glutaredoxin-2, mitochondrial-like, whose product MTPVNQIQKTISDNCVVIFSKTSCSYCATAKQIFHDMNVNYKVVELDKLDYGSQFQDALYKLTGGRTLPRIFVNGAFIGGAADTHILHKEGKLLPLVHQCYLKKKSKRKECRYRRSP is encoded by the coding sequence ATGACTCCTGTGAACCAGATCCAAAAAACAATTTCTGATAACTGTGTAGTGATTTTTTCCAAAACATCATGCTCATACTGCGCTACGGCAAAACAGATTTTCCATGACATGAACGTCAATTATAAAGTTGTGGAATTGGACAAGCTTGACTATGGAAGCCAGTTTCAAGATGCTCTTTACAAACTTACTGGCGGAAGAACCCTCCCAAGAATATTTGTCAATGGAGCTTTTATTGGAGGTGCAGCTGATACTCACATACTCCATAAAGAAGGGAAATTACTGCCACTAGTTCAtcagtgttatttaaaaaaaaaaagtaagaggaaAGAGTGTCGATACAGGCGCTCACCATGA